In Salvelinus namaycush isolate Seneca chromosome 36, SaNama_1.0, whole genome shotgun sequence, one DNA window encodes the following:
- the LOC120030137 gene encoding butyrophilin subfamily 1 member A1-like isoform X1, which translates to MAIATITMGCCGSKPEDQIQIPAYSTKKGYNSTAGQENPLQTDTHVKLSPKKDASARSSKKTAKFDINQARSHEVDVTLDVDTAHPKLKIDGKSLQWTNESQQRNINIENCFDEEPFVLGKMGSPLKTYWEVNVKEKDDWVLGVAKATANRKGPLAFTPTNGFWVIRLSNGQRLKAMEDEECVLAKGIPDKVGIYLDYQERKVTFFNAEEGSLIYSFINGPSYQDDVRPLFSPWNNDADAITILPISAT; encoded by the exons ATGGCAATAGCCACCATCACCATGG GATGTTGTGGATCAAAACCAGAAGACCAGA TACAGATCCCAGCGTATTCAACAAAGAAGG GTTATAACTCAACTGCAGGGCAAGAAAACCCTTTACAGACAGATACTCATGTCAAACTATCTCCTAAGAAAG ATGCATCAGCAAGATCCAGCAAGAAGACAGCAAAGTTCG ATATAAATCAGGCACGCTCACATGAAG TGGATGTTACTCTGGATGTGGACACAGCTCACCCTAAgctgaagatagatgggaaatCACTACAGTGGACTAATGAATCACAGCAGAGAAACATTAACATTGAGAACTGTTTTGATGAAGAGCCTTTTGTGTTGGGCAAAATGGGCAGTCCTTTGAAGACTTACTGGGAGGTGAATGTGAAGGAGAAGGATGACTGGGTGCTTGGCGTTGCCAAGGCAACGGCTAACAGGAAGGGGCCGTTGGCTTTCACTCCAACTAATGGATTCTGGGTAATCAGACTATCCAATGGGCAAAGACTTAAAGCCATGGAGGATGAAGAATGTGTTCTTGCCAAAGGTATTCCAGATAAAGTTGGTATCTATCTGGATTATCAGGAAAGGAAGGTGACTTTCTTTAATGCAGAAGAAGGTTCACTCATCTACTCATTTATTAATGGACCAAGTTATCAGGATGATGTCCGCCCACTTTTCTCACCCTGGAACAACGATGCAGATGCAATCACAATTTTGCCCATCTCGGCAACATAG
- the LOC120030137 gene encoding butyrophilin subfamily 1 member A1-like isoform X4 — protein MAIATITMGCCGSKPEDQIQIPAYSTKKDASARSSKKTAKFDINQARSHEVDVTLDVDTAHPKLKIDGKSLQWTNESQQRNINIENCFDEEPFVLGKMGSPLKTYWEVNVKEKDDWVLGVAKATANRKGPLAFTPTNGFWVIRLSNGQRLKAMEDEECVLAKGIPDKVGIYLDYQERKVTFFNAEEGSLIYSFINGPSYQDDVRPLFSPWNNDADAITILPISAT, from the exons ATGGCAATAGCCACCATCACCATGG GATGTTGTGGATCAAAACCAGAAGACCAGA TACAGATCCCAGCGTATTCAACAAAGAAGG ATGCATCAGCAAGATCCAGCAAGAAGACAGCAAAGTTCG ATATAAATCAGGCACGCTCACATGAAG TGGATGTTACTCTGGATGTGGACACAGCTCACCCTAAgctgaagatagatgggaaatCACTACAGTGGACTAATGAATCACAGCAGAGAAACATTAACATTGAGAACTGTTTTGATGAAGAGCCTTTTGTGTTGGGCAAAATGGGCAGTCCTTTGAAGACTTACTGGGAGGTGAATGTGAAGGAGAAGGATGACTGGGTGCTTGGCGTTGCCAAGGCAACGGCTAACAGGAAGGGGCCGTTGGCTTTCACTCCAACTAATGGATTCTGGGTAATCAGACTATCCAATGGGCAAAGACTTAAAGCCATGGAGGATGAAGAATGTGTTCTTGCCAAAGGTATTCCAGATAAAGTTGGTATCTATCTGGATTATCAGGAAAGGAAGGTGACTTTCTTTAATGCAGAAGAAGGTTCACTCATCTACTCATTTATTAATGGACCAAGTTATCAGGATGATGTCCGCCCACTTTTCTCACCCTGGAACAACGATGCAGATGCAATCACAATTTTGCCCATCTCGGCAACATAG
- the LOC120030137 gene encoding butyrophilin subfamily 1 member A1-like isoform X2, translated as MAIATITMGCCGSKPEDQIQIPAYSTKKGYNSTAGQENPLQTDTHVKLSPKKDASARSSKKTAKFDINQARSHEVDVTLDVDTAHPKLKIDGKSLQWTNESQQRNINIENCFDEEPFVLGKMGSPLKTYWEVNVKEKDDWVLGVAKATANRKGPLAFTPTNGFWVIRLSNGQRLKAMEDEECVLAKGIPDKVGIYLDYQERKVTFFNAEEGSLIYSFINGPSYQDDVRPLFSPWNNDAKPITILPITAT; from the exons ATGGCAATAGCCACCATCACCATGG GATGTTGTGGATCAAAACCAGAAGACCAGA TACAGATCCCAGCGTATTCAACAAAGAAGG GTTATAACTCAACTGCAGGGCAAGAAAACCCTTTACAGACAGATACTCATGTCAAACTATCTCCTAAGAAAG ATGCATCAGCAAGATCCAGCAAGAAGACAGCAAAGTTCG ATATAAATCAGGCACGCTCACATGAAG TGGATGTTACTCTGGATGTGGACACAGCTCACCCTAAgctgaagatagatgggaaatCACTACAGTGGACTAATGAATCACAGCAGAGAAACATTAACATTGAGAACTGTTTTGATGAAGAGCCTTTTGTGTTGGGCAAAATGGGCAGTCCTTTGAAGACTTACTGGGAGGTGAATGTGAAGGAGAAGGATGACTGGGTGCTTGGCGTTGCCAAGGCAACGGCTAACAGGAAGGGGCCGTTGGCTTTCACTCCAACTAATGGATTCTGGGTAATCAGACTATCCAATGGGCAAAGACTTAAAGCCATGGAGGATGAAGAATGTGTTCTTGCCAAAGGTATTCCAGATAAAGTTGGTATCTATCTGGATTATCAGGAAAGGAAGGTGACTTTCTTTAATGCAGAAGAAGGTTCACTCATCTACTCATTTATTAATGGACCAAGTTATCAGGATGATGTCCG
- the LOC120030137 gene encoding butyrophilin subfamily 1 member A1-like isoform X3: protein MGCCGSKPEDQIQIPAYSTKKGYNSTAGQENPLQTDTHVKLSPKKDASARSSKKTAKFDINQARSHEVDVTLDVDTAHPKLKIDGKSLQWTNESQQRNINIENCFDEEPFVLGKMGSPLKTYWEVNVKEKDDWVLGVAKATANRKGPLAFTPTNGFWVIRLSNGQRLKAMEDEECVLAKGIPDKVGIYLDYQERKVTFFNAEEGSLIYSFINGPSYQDDVRPLFSPWNNDADAITILPISAT, encoded by the exons ATGG GATGTTGTGGATCAAAACCAGAAGACCAGA TACAGATCCCAGCGTATTCAACAAAGAAGG GTTATAACTCAACTGCAGGGCAAGAAAACCCTTTACAGACAGATACTCATGTCAAACTATCTCCTAAGAAAG ATGCATCAGCAAGATCCAGCAAGAAGACAGCAAAGTTCG ATATAAATCAGGCACGCTCACATGAAG TGGATGTTACTCTGGATGTGGACACAGCTCACCCTAAgctgaagatagatgggaaatCACTACAGTGGACTAATGAATCACAGCAGAGAAACATTAACATTGAGAACTGTTTTGATGAAGAGCCTTTTGTGTTGGGCAAAATGGGCAGTCCTTTGAAGACTTACTGGGAGGTGAATGTGAAGGAGAAGGATGACTGGGTGCTTGGCGTTGCCAAGGCAACGGCTAACAGGAAGGGGCCGTTGGCTTTCACTCCAACTAATGGATTCTGGGTAATCAGACTATCCAATGGGCAAAGACTTAAAGCCATGGAGGATGAAGAATGTGTTCTTGCCAAAGGTATTCCAGATAAAGTTGGTATCTATCTGGATTATCAGGAAAGGAAGGTGACTTTCTTTAATGCAGAAGAAGGTTCACTCATCTACTCATTTATTAATGGACCAAGTTATCAGGATGATGTCCGCCCACTTTTCTCACCCTGGAACAACGATGCAGATGCAATCACAATTTTGCCCATCTCGGCAACATAG
- the LOC120030137 gene encoding butyrophilin subfamily 1 member A1-like isoform X5 gives MGCCGSKPEDQIQIPAYSTKKDASARSSKKTAKFDINQARSHEVDVTLDVDTAHPKLKIDGKSLQWTNESQQRNINIENCFDEEPFVLGKMGSPLKTYWEVNVKEKDDWVLGVAKATANRKGPLAFTPTNGFWVIRLSNGQRLKAMEDEECVLAKGIPDKVGIYLDYQERKVTFFNAEEGSLIYSFINGPSYQDDVRPLFSPWNNDADAITILPISAT, from the exons ATGG GATGTTGTGGATCAAAACCAGAAGACCAGA TACAGATCCCAGCGTATTCAACAAAGAAGG ATGCATCAGCAAGATCCAGCAAGAAGACAGCAAAGTTCG ATATAAATCAGGCACGCTCACATGAAG TGGATGTTACTCTGGATGTGGACACAGCTCACCCTAAgctgaagatagatgggaaatCACTACAGTGGACTAATGAATCACAGCAGAGAAACATTAACATTGAGAACTGTTTTGATGAAGAGCCTTTTGTGTTGGGCAAAATGGGCAGTCCTTTGAAGACTTACTGGGAGGTGAATGTGAAGGAGAAGGATGACTGGGTGCTTGGCGTTGCCAAGGCAACGGCTAACAGGAAGGGGCCGTTGGCTTTCACTCCAACTAATGGATTCTGGGTAATCAGACTATCCAATGGGCAAAGACTTAAAGCCATGGAGGATGAAGAATGTGTTCTTGCCAAAGGTATTCCAGATAAAGTTGGTATCTATCTGGATTATCAGGAAAGGAAGGTGACTTTCTTTAATGCAGAAGAAGGTTCACTCATCTACTCATTTATTAATGGACCAAGTTATCAGGATGATGTCCGCCCACTTTTCTCACCCTGGAACAACGATGCAGATGCAATCACAATTTTGCCCATCTCGGCAACATAG